The Magnolia sinica isolate HGM2019 chromosome 10, MsV1, whole genome shotgun sequence genome includes a window with the following:
- the LOC131257802 gene encoding probable disease resistance RPP8-like protein 2 → MIGEAVVSFVIEKLGDLLIHEGVFLHEVRDQIEWVEAELRSMRAFLKDADAKQKVDERVKNWVADVRDAAYDAEDVIDGFLFKIEQKRRRGSVGFIKRFTGFSDEIVHRRELGKEIEQIKNKLLDISRRRSTYSIEDLGEGGEGSGSMDESLREQRRTSHLLEEPEIVGFQDNIETLVARLIKGERRRCVISVVGMGGLGKTTLAMKVYNNEAVRKHFNCCAWIYVSQEYNARDLLLSIVRCFKSPTKKELEMGVFQLRERLSEHLKKMIYFVVVDDIWKTDAWDVLAPAFPDMNNGSRVLLTTRNRDIASYADARSHLHEMQLLGKDDSWELFCKKTFLGQHNNCPQDLDRLGREIVAKCHGLPLAIVIIGGLLSRKARLRSVWEKVLKSISWQFVEGEAQISRILALSYEDLPYYLKPCFLYVGVFPEDYEISARKLIQLWVAEGFVPSRGAETLEEVAEDCLDELIQRSLIQMVKRSSVGRVKSCRIHDLLRELSISKAKGEKFLYGDVDSLSPCKARRLSVHRGIRKHTSINRCLRSFLCFSIEYAMLGKQQQQEFLYRHFELLRVLHLQQVEVEEFPTEIITLTHLRYLHLKGSNQMTRLPSSIANLCNLQTLEVSVPTKLKRHPSVTSNLCNLQSLEVESNLIYIPTHNSWKKPQWVGSNLIDIPIDIWKMQQLRHVCVRGRIIGEGSKGGLSCSSNLQTLATIEAGDWIDDSLRKLVNLRKLGISGLDLFSHAKGLSESLTQLDHLQSLKLELVSRSTMPESSLPSLHQLHLYKLHLNGSLKKLPKSHEFSPNLTKLTLEKTRLQQDPMSTLEKLTSLRILRLLANSYEGKEMVCSAQGFPRLEHLNVDCLRDLEEWRVEEGAMPRLLHLLIDQCEQLKKLPEGLQHVTALRELTLLRMDYEFISRLREEDGEDWHKIRHIPSIEIQRY, encoded by the coding sequence atgATTGGCGAGGCCGTTGTCTCCTTTGTCATAGAAAAACTGGGAgatctcctcatccatgaaggaGTATTTCTCCACGAAGTGCGTGATCAGATTGAGTGGGTCGAAGCAGAACTGAGATCGATGCGCGCCTTCTTAAAAGATGCAGATGCTAAACAAAAGGTTGATGAAAGAGTGAAGAATTGGGTAGCGGATGTGAGAGATGCTGCTTATGATGCCGAAGACGTCATCGACGGCTTCCTCTTTAAAAtagaacaaaaaagaagaagaggatcaGTTGGTTTCATCAAGAGGTTCACTGGCTTTAGTGATGAAATAGTCCATCGACGTGAGCTAGGCAAGGAGATCGAACAGATAAAGAATAAACTCCTTGATATCTCTCGGAGAAGGTCGACTTACAGCATTGAAGATCTCGGCGAAGGTGGAGAAGGAAGCGGTTCCATGGATGAAAGTTTGCGAGAGCAAAGGCGGACCTCTCATCTACTAGAAGAACCAGAAATCGTCGGTTTCCAAGACAACATAGAAACCTTGGTGGCGCGGTTGATCAAGGGCGAGCGACGTCGATGCGTGATTTCTGTAGTTGGAATGGGTGGTCTTGGGAAGACTACTCTTGCCATGAAAGTTTATAATAATGAAGCTGTTAGGAAGCATTTCAATTGTTGTGCATGGATTTATGTATCGCAAGAATACAATGCGAGGGATCTTTTGCTAAGCATTGTAAGATGCTTTAAAAGTCCCACTAAGAAAGAGCTTGAGATGGGAGTTTTTCAGCTGAGGGAGAGGCTTTCTGagcatttgaagaagatgatatatTTTGTGGTGGTAGATGATATATGGAAGACTGATGCATGGGATGTGTTAGCACCTGCTTTTCCGGACATGAATAATGGAAGCCGGGTCCTACTTACCACTCGTAACAGAGACATAGCTTCTTATGCAGATGCCCGAAGCCATCTTCATGAGATGCAACTTTTAGGAAAGGATGACAGCTGGGAATTGTTTTGCAAGAAAACATTCTTAGGACAACATAACAATTGCCCTCAAGATTTAGATCGATTGGGAAGGGAGATTGTGGCAAAATGTCATGGTCTGCCTCTTGCAATCGTTATCATAGGGGGGCTGCTATCAAGGAAAGCAAGGCTTCGAAGCGTGTGGGAAAAAGTACTCAAGAGCATTAGTTGGCAATTTGTTGAAGGCGAGGCGCAAATCTCAAGAATATTAGCTTTAAGCTACGAAGATCTACCATATTACTTGAAGCCATGCTTTCTTTATGTTGGAGTTTTCCCAGAAGACTACGAAATCTCCGCCAGGAAGCTAATTCAACTGTGGGTTGCAGAAGGATTTGTACCGTCTAGAGGGGCCGAAACATTAGAGGAAGTCGCAGAAGATTGCCTTGATGAGCTAATCCAAAGAAGTCTGATTCAGATGGTGAAAAGAAGTTCAGTTGGAAGAGTTAAAAGCTGCCGCATCCATGATCTACTGCGAGAACTCTCAATATCAAAAGCCAAGGGAGAAAAATTTCTCTATGGGGATGTAGATTCTCTCTCTCCATGCAAAGCACGGCGACTTTCCGTCCATCGTGGCATCCGTAAGCATACTTCAATAAACCGGTGTCTTCGTTCCTTCTTGTGCTTCTCCATAGAATATGCAATGCTTggaaagcagcagcagcaggagtttcTTTACAGACACTTCGAATTGCTTAGGGTGTTACATCTACAGCAAGTAGAGGTAGAAGAATTTCCAACTGAAATAATTACACTTACCCACCTAAGATACCTTCACCTCAAAGGAAGCAATCAAATGACAAGACTCCCGTCGTCGATAGCCAATCTTTGCAATTTACAAACACTAGAGGTATCCGTTCCCACCAAGCTTAAGAGGCACCCATCAGTGACATCCAACCTTTGCAATTTACAATCACTAGAGGTAGAATCTAATCTAATCTACATACCTACTCATAATAGCTGGAAGAAGCCACAATGGGTAGGATCTAATCTGATCGACATACCTATAGATATCTGGAAGATGCAACAACTAAGGCATGTATGTGTAAGGGGTAGAATAATAGGTGAAGGGTCTAAAGGAGGACTCAGTTGTTCAAGTAACTTACAAACTCTAGCAACTATTGAGGCCGGCGATTGGATAGATGATTCCTTGAGAAAGCTGGTTAATCTTAGGAAACTAGGAATATCAGGATTAGATTTATTTAGTCATGCAAAGGGATTGTCTGAGTCACTTACCCAATTGGACCACCTCCAGtctttgaaattggaattggtcAGTAGAAGCACAATGCCAGAGTCATCATTGCCTTCTTTACATCAGCTGCATCTGTATAAGCTGCATCTAAATGGAAGTTTGAAGAAGCTGCCCAAGTCTCATGAATTCTCACCGAACCTCACCAAGCTTACCTTGGAAAAAACCCGGTTACAACAAGACCCAATGTCAACACTGGAGAAACTAACCAGCCTCCGGATTCTCAGATTGCTAGCAAATTCATATGAGGGAAAAGAAATGGTCTGTTCTGCGCAAGGGTTTCCTCGACTCGAACACTTAAATGTTGATTGCTTACGTGATTTAGAAGAGTGGAGAGTAGAGGAAGGAGCAATGCCAAGGCTTTTACATTTGCTTATTGATCAATGCGAACAATTGAAGAAGCTTCCAGAAGGATTGCAGCACGTGACTGCCCTCAGGGAATTGACACTGCTGAGAATGGATTATGAATTCATAAGCAGGCTtcgagaagaagatggagaggacTGGCATAAGATTCGACATATTCCCTCCATCGAGATACAAAGATATTAA
- the LOC131257803 gene encoding uncharacterized protein LOC131257803, producing the protein MFTEGLDESAISWIKQGSDANHQPRSPLAERLPLDSTLEPPSLYDSKNYLSPRVLPPLKFYSSLLRPNNGVNVGFEDDDESVASAPDDVDANYSDAFEEEAFGSSDSDLFEKPNMRNYDEELFGVKSSANYRHKSSLIRDVSKENLRIEVPTNVRRFTEGNSGIRGHAEKHSVSSVKHQTQENINLHDARVRAEHNRMDEVRSQKMADLGTPSAPPIVQIGREESSFEVDDKQWTAVDSVEQVCSNLGMEQIRNEKHSLQETKECYGSKETLSERGTQSQRSDEPCARSVSGEAEVQFPYWQTNSADQPAYYNTSGQSAWQTLIAYDACFRLCLNAWARDCMEAPEFLRDECLVLRNAFGLHKYLLHPRNQIPREARPADNADETCTVKAKKVVGKIKVEVKKVRIIPRRKLQSTYSQRSAAYMQVGVEYVRHVSTLLKTGINSLKISSLAVTSEEALSCLCQLKSSSEETKVETGSAICLRPGTSDSHVFFPESQGDALLVEVQDTNRIAQGRAIIQVSSLTDNPNDRVRWWPIYHDDHECVGKVQLSIISSSTCGEISSIKSGPVVETLAYDLLLEAAMRSQHFHPRNLRLHGPWKWLLMEFADYYGVSDAYTKLRYLSSVMNVATPTKDCLELVYELLIPVVKARDEKNLTRQERSILLDCETQVENLLANAFENCKSLDELSATGLIDLFGPPPESAAPALVPAVQVYTLLHDILSQEAQTILRNYLQTAAMKRCRRHMIETDEFMSSNSECFLTDPMTISTAYLKMKTLCINIGNEIQADIKIHNQHILPSSIDLPNIAAAVYSTELCNRLRGFLAACPPSSPAPHVTDLLIAAADFERDLQSWHIRSVHGGVDSRNLFHHYIMVWVEDKRLYLLDLCKAEKAPWSGITTHHSTSPFVEDMYDKIKDTLSEYEVVINRWPQYSLVLENAIADVERAVIKAMEKQYSEILTPLKDSIPKKLGMQVQKLTRRQSASLYHVPNQLGTFLNTVKRILDILHCRVEDILKSWASCLPVVGDRKSVFGEQLNGVTVMLRTKYKNYMQATVEKLVNNTQANRSTRLKRILEETEEVDGEAEIRERMQMLSSQLMESICNLHDVFSGHIFVAACRGFWDRMGQIVLSFLESRKENRIWYKGSYYALGVLDDTFASQMQRFQGNALQEKDLDPPRSVIEARSILCRDAPNSTEPSTYFYY; encoded by the exons aTGTTTACTGAAGGCTTGGACGAAAGCGCCATCAGCTGGATCAAACAG GGATCAGATGCAAATCATCAGCCTCGATCTCCTTTAGCCGAGAGATTGCCTCTAGATTCCACTTTGGAGCCGCCTTCGTTGTACGACAGCAAGAACTATCTATCTCCACGAGTTTTGCCTCCACTGAAATTCTACTCTAGCTTGCTTAGACCCAACAATGGTGTGAATGTTGGTTTTGAGGATGATGATGAGAGTGTGGCATCGGCTCCAGATGATGTCGATGCCAATTACTCAGATGCTTTTGAGGAGGAAGCTTTTGGGTCTAGCGATTCTGATTTGTTCGAGAAGCCGAACATGCGTAACTACGATGAAGAACTGTTTGGAGTTAAATCTAGTGCAAACTACAGACATAAGTCTTCTCTGATTAGAGATGTTTCAAAAGAGAACCTTAGGATTGAAGTGCCAACGAATGTTAGAAGATTTACAGAAGGCAATTCAGGTATCAGGGGACATGCAGAAAAGCATTCGGTCTCAAGCGTCAAGCACCAAACTCAAGAGAACATCAACCTCCATGATGCACGTGTCAGAGCTGAG CATAACCGTATGGATGAAGTTAGGTCACAAAAAATGGCGGACTTGGGAACTCCTAGTGCACCTCCCATCGTTCAAATAGGAAGAGAGGAAAGTAGTTTTGAGGTAGATGATAAACAATGGACAGCTGTGGACAGTGTAGAACAGGTGTGCTCTAACTTGGGAATGGAGCAAATAAGAAATGAGAAGCATTCACTACAAGAAACTAAAGAGTGCTATGGCAGTAAGGAAACATTATCAGAGAGGGGAACCCAGTCGCAGAGAAGTGATGAGCCGTGTGCaag ATCTGTCTCTGGCGAAGCAGAAGTGCAGTTTCCTTACTGGCAAACCAACTCAGCAGATCAACCAGCATATTATAATACCAG TGGTCAGAGTGCTTGGCAAACTCTTATAGCATATGATGCATGCTTTCGTCTCTGTTTAAATGCATGGGCAAGAGACTGCATGGAGGCACCAGAATTTCTCCGAGATGAATGCCTGGTTCTGCGCAATGCCTTTGG GTTACATAAGTACTTATTGCACCCACGAAATCAAATTCCAAGGGAAGCAAGACCAGCTGATAATGCGGATGAGACTTGCACTGTGAAGGCAAAGAAAGTAGTTGGCAAGATTAAAGTGGAag TGAAAAAAGTCCGGATCATTCCACGACGGAAGCTTCAGAGCACATATTCACAGCGAAGTGCAGCATATATGCAAGTCGGTGTAGAATACGTTCGGCATGTTTCAACATTGCTGAAAACAGGCATCAATTCATTAAAAATCAGCTCACTTGCAGTGACTTCAGAAG AGGCATTATCATGCTTGTGCCAATTGAAAAGTTCTAGTGAAGAGACAAAGGTGGAGACAGGTTCTGCTATCTGCTTGCGACCAGGAACTAGCGATTCTCACGTCTT TTTTCCAGAGAGCCAAGGTGATGCTCTCTTGGTGGAAGTCCAAGATACAAATAGGATTGCTCAAGGTCGAGCTATCATTCAAGTTTCATCTTTGACAGATAATCCA AATGATAGAGTTCGATGGTGGCCAATCTAccatgatgatcatgaatgtgtTGGGAAAGTTCAACTCTCCATCATTAGCAGCAGTACCTGTGGTGAAATAAGCTCTATTAAG AGTGGACCTGTGGTGGAAACTCTAGCATATGATTTGCTATTGGAGGCTGCTATGCGTTCTCAACATTTCCATCCACGGAACTTGCGGTTGCATGGACCATGGAAGTGGTTGTTGATGGAATTTGCAGACTACTATGGAGTGTCTGATGCGTACACTAAGCTGAG GTATCTTTCATCTGTAATGAATGTGGCTACGCCCACAAAGGACTGTTTGGAGCTTGTTTATGAGCTGCTCATACCTGTGGTGAAGGCTCGGGATGAAAAGAATCTCACGAGGCAAGAG AGAAGCATATTATTAGACTGTGAAACTCAAGTCGAGAATCTGTTGGCAAATGCGTTTGAGAACTGCAAATCCTTGGATGAGCTTTCTGCTACGGGCCTGATAGACTTGTTTGGTCCACCTCCTGAGTCTGCTGCACCAGCTTTAGTTCCAGCCGTGCAAGTATACACCCTTCTCCATGATATTCTTTCTCAAGAAGCACAAACAATATTGAGAAATTATTTGCAG ACAGCAGCAATGAAGAGGTGTAGGAGGCATATGATAGAGACGGATGAGTTCATGTCAAGCAACAGTGAGTGTTTTCTAACGGACCCAATGACCATATCCACGGCATATCTCAAGATGAAGACCTTGTGCATAAACATAGGCAATGAAATCCAGGCAGATATCAAGATTCATAATCAGCATATACTTCCCAG TTCAATAGATCTACCAAACATAGCCGCTGCTGTTTACAGCACTGAATTGTGCAACAGACTCAGAGGCTTTCTTGCAGCTTGCCCTCCATCTAGCCCTGCGCCTCATGTAACGGATCTGTTGATTGCAGCTGCTGACTTCGAGAGGGATCTTCAGTCATGGCATATTAG ATCGGTGCATGGAGGAGTAGATTCAAGGAATCTGTTCCATCATTACATAATGGTTTGGGTTGAAGATAAGCGACTTTACTTGCTAGATCTTTGCAAGGCAGAGAAG GCACCGTGGTCGGGAATAACAACACATCATTCCACCTCACCGTTTGTGGAAGACATGTACGATAAAATCAAGGATACCCTCAGTGAATATGAAGTAGTAATCAATCGATGGCCTCAATATTCTCTGGTTTTGGAAAAT GCTAttgctgatgtagagcgggcggTCATAAAAGCAATGGAGAAacaatatagtgagattttgacgCCTTTGAAAGATAGCATCCCAAAAAAGCTCGGAATGCAAGTGCAGAAACTTACAAGAAGGCAGTCTGCATCACTTTATCATGTTCCCAATCAA TTGGGGACATTCCTGAACACCGTCAAAAGAATACTCGATATTTTGCATTGTAGAGTAGAGGATATTTTGAAATCATGGGCATCATGTTTGCCTGTTGTTGGAGATAGAAAGTCAGTTTTCGGAGAGCAGCTGAATGGAGTTACAGTAATGCTGCGAACGAAGTACAAGAACTACATGCAAGCCACTGTGGAGAAGCTTGTTAACAAT ACACAAGCTAATCGAAGTACAAGACTGAAAAGAATTCTTGAGGAAACAGAAGAGGTAGATGGTGAAGCTGAGATCCGTGAGAGGATGCAAATGCTAAGTTCGCAGCTCATGGAGTCCATATGCAACTTGCACGACGTGTTTTCCGGCCACATTTTTGTGGCTGCTTGTCGTGGATTCTGGGACAGAATGGGGCAG ATTGTGCTGAGCTTTCTCGAGAGTAGGAAAGAAAACAGAATCTGGTACAAGGGCTCATATTATGCACTGGGA GTTTTGGACGATACTTTCGCTTCCCAGATGCAAAGATTCCAAGGAAATGCTCTGCAAGAGAAAGATCTCGACCCTCCTCGTTCGGTTATTGAAGCTAGATCTATTCTGTGTAGAGACGCACCAAATTCGACAGAACCGTCAACTTACTTCTACTACTAG